From the genome of Candidatus Dormiibacterota bacterium, one region includes:
- a CDS encoding DUF4129 domain-containing protein has protein sequence MTWRPARIALLLALLWLGLPRPAHAATPDAVAYVRLVDRAAADLEAVPPDLPGALAALAEARRLAPSPGTALGAVGADLARRPPDLGDAVTRLRAIGAVLTLPENAAPGDDAAARQRLDDVYRRPAFARLDQPHTPSFLAQLFDGLRRLAGGVGGALGPVGSVVAGAAVLLVAVVLVLRLLRGAAGRRVRRVPEEGGEAGADPEAEWSAALAAAAAGDHREAVRRAFRSALLSVALRGRLPVDPSWTTRELLARAAGDADLVGALAPAAAAFDRAWYSGDAVDEAGWLVARDRCAAVRRLAGARRVTA, from the coding sequence GTGACCTGGCGTCCGGCGCGCATCGCCCTCCTCCTCGCCCTGCTCTGGCTCGGGCTGCCCCGGCCGGCGCACGCCGCCACCCCCGACGCGGTCGCCTACGTCAGGCTCGTCGACCGGGCCGCGGCCGACCTGGAGGCGGTGCCCCCCGACCTCCCCGGGGCCCTCGCCGCGCTCGCCGAGGCGCGGCGGCTGGCCCCCTCGCCGGGCACGGCGCTCGGCGCGGTCGGCGCCGACCTCGCCCGCCGGCCGCCCGATCTCGGCGACGCGGTGACCCGGCTCCGGGCGATCGGTGCGGTGCTGACCCTGCCCGAGAACGCCGCCCCCGGCGACGACGCCGCCGCCCGGCAGCGTCTCGACGACGTCTACCGGCGGCCCGCCTTCGCCCGGCTCGACCAGCCCCACACGCCCTCGTTCCTGGCCCAGCTCTTCGACGGGCTGCGCCGGCTCGCCGGCGGCGTCGGCGGCGCGCTCGGTCCGGTGGGGTCGGTGGTCGCCGGCGCCGCGGTGCTGCTGGTGGCCGTGGTGCTGGTGCTCCGCCTGCTCCGGGGGGCCGCCGGCCGGCGGGTGCGCCGGGTGCCCGAGGAGGGCGGCGAGGCGGGCGCGGATCCCGAGGCGGAGTGGTCCGCCGCGCTCGCCGCGGCCGCGGCCGGCGACCACCGCGAGGCGGTGCGCCGCGCCTTCCGCAGCGCCCTGCTCAGCGTCGCGCTGCGGGGACGGCTGCCCGTCGACCCGTCCTGGACCACCCGGGAGCTGCTCGCCCGCGCCGCCGGCGACGCCGACCTGGTGGGCGCGCTCGCCCCCGCCGCCGCCGCCTTCGACCGCGCCTGGTACTCCGGGGACGCCGTGGACGAGGCCGGCTGGCTGGTCGCCCGCGACCGCTGCGCCGCGGTGCGCCGGCTCGCCGGGGCGCGGAGGGTGACGGCGTGA